Proteins encoded by one window of Microplitis mediator isolate UGA2020A chromosome 1, iyMicMedi2.1, whole genome shotgun sequence:
- the LOC130671979 gene encoding carboxypeptidase Q-like — MKIINILIVISVSINYGVNCYIVEKLDENNCAGVLAPEVMREIDNYQPIVNKIVNKAINGSFKGKTWMELANFVDDFGSRFTGTNNLENAIDKIMERSRELGLENVHGDSAPVPRWIRGNESATLISPRKKNLKMLGLGYSIGTGSQGITADAIVVENFLELKTRASEVPGKIVVYNQKFISYGKSVIYRSRGAVEAAKLGAVATLIRSVTPFSIYSPHTGMMSYEDGVKKIPAACITVEDANLLARFAKRGKNLRINVNMQAQQLPDVKSRNVISEIIGSSKPDKAVVVSGHIDSWDVGQGAMDDGGGAFSSWASVVLLKSLNLQAKRTIRSIMWTAEEMGIIGANYYIHKYKSDEKNLQMVMESDIGTFLPLGWEATGSPEVICILNQITKMMSWMTPLEVKTPHSGPDIETWVIHGVPGASLWNKNERYFWFHHSEGDTMDVEAPDNLDMATALFAATSYIIADINLDLPRNP; from the exons atgaaaattattaatattctaatAGTGATATCAGTCTCAATTAATTATGGAGTTAATTGTTATATAGTAGAAAAATTAGATGAAAATAATTGCGCTGGAGTACTGGCTCCAGAAGTGATGCGCGAAATCGATAACTATCAGCCGATAGTTAACAAAATAGTTAACAAGGCTATAAATGGCAGCTTCAAAGGGAAAACTTGGATGGAATTGGCTAATTTTGTTGATGACTTCGGCTCGAGGTTTACGGGGACAAATAATTTGGAGAATGccattgataaaataatggaAAGATCTCGAGAACTAGGGCTTGAAAATGTCCATGGAGATTCTGCTCCAGTTCCACGATGGATAAG AGGAAATGAGTCAGCAACATTGATATCAcctcgtaaaaaaaatcttaaaatgcTGGGACTGGGATACAGTATCGGGACAGGATCTCAAGGAATAACAGCAGACGCAATAGTTGTGGAAAATTTCCTCGAGCTAAAAACTCGTGCTTCAGAa GTGCCGGGGAAGATAGTAGTATACAATCAAAAGTTTATTTCCTATGGGAAGTCGGTGATATATCGAAGCCGGGGAGCCGTTGAGGCAGCAAAGTTGGGAGCAGTGGCCACGTTGATACGCTCCGTGACACCGTTTTCAATCTACTCACCTCACACTGGTATGATGTCTTACGAAGATGGCGTCAAAAAGATTCCAGCGGCTTGTATAACTGTCGAGGATGCAAATTTACTTGCCCGATTTGCCAAAAGGGGAAAGAACTTGAGGATAAACGTAAACATGCAGGCTCAGCAACTGCCGGATGTTAAATCGCGAAATGTTATTTCCGAAATTATCGGCAGCAGTAAACCTGACAAAGCTGTCGTAGTTTCCGGCCATATCGATAGCTGGGACGTTGGCCAGGGCGCGATGGACGATGGAGGCGGCGCTTTTTCATCCTGGGCTTCAGTCGTCCTGCTTAAAAGTCTTAACTTGCAGGCCAAGAGAACAATTCGGTCTATAATGTGGACTGCGGAGGAAATGGGAATTATAGGAGCTAATTATTACATACACAAGTATAAAAGTGACGAGAAAAATCTTCAGATGGTCATGGAGTCAGACATCGGGACCTTCTTGCCTCTTGGATGGGAAGCCACTGGCTCGCCCGAAGTCATTTGTATTCTCAATCAAATTACCaa AATGATGTCATGGATGACGCCCCTGGAAGTTAAAACGCCGCACAGTGGCCCGGATATTGAGACCTGGGTGATTCATGGTGTGCCTGGAGCTTCTTTATGGAATAAGAACGAGCGATACTTCTGGTTCCATCACAGTGAAGGCGACACTATGGATGTCGAAGCTCCAGATAATTTAGATATGGCCACTGCACTTTTTGCAGCAACTTCATACATTATTGCTGATATTAATTTAGATCTGCCTCGAAATccgtag